GAGCCGGAGACGGGGCGGAGGGCTGGGGGTTCAGGGAGAAGAGGCGCGGCTCTGTGGGTGCCGAGGAAGACTCAGACACCTGGGTCTGGGAGCCACAACCCGGATCTGCGAGAAGGGACGCCGCTGTCACACCGGGATTGAAGTTTGGCCGGGAGAAGTGGATGCCGGTAgctggaggggggtggggtgtgcACACGGCCGCGGGATTGAATGAACGCGGAGGCAGAGCCTGAGCGCTCCCAAGGTCCAGGTGGGGAGGACTCACTGGGGGCTGCGCAGCAGGATGGGTGAACCTGCCGTCCAAACCAGCCCTTCTCCTGCGAGAATCCACCTCATCCGCAGCCCGGCTCTCTTTCCTAGACTGTACTCCGCTGCTGATGCTGTCCTTTCTGCTgtttcctttgggcttcccagtccTGGGCGCCCCCGCACGCCTCATCTGTGACAGCCGAGTCCTGGAGAGGTACATCCTGGAGGCCAGGGAGGCCGAAAATGCCACGGTGAGGTCCCCTCCCCAAAACCTTCCACAGAACTCACACTTGGGGCTCCAGGGTCAacacccacccccccccacccccccgccgcAAGATCCAGGAACCTGGTGCTTGGTTCAGGGGTGGAAGCAAGGAGTCAAAGTCCCCAGTAAAAGTCCTAGGAGTGGTAGTCCCAGTGCCTAAGTGGAAGCTAGTGAGGGGCTAAGCCGGATGGAGGCCCTGGGGCCCCTGACTCCAGGCTTGTGCATTTCAGATGGGCTGTGCAGAAGGCTGCAGCTTCAATGAGAATATCACTGTGCCAGACACCAAGGTTAACTTCTATGCCTGGAAGAGGATGGAGGTGAGTTCACGGGTTCCTTCCTCTTGGGAAGTCTCATTTTGGGAACCTCATAGGATGGTCAGGAGAATGctagagagagaagaaatggaaCAGCAAAGATGAGGGTGAATGTTCATTCATTCTAAAAAACTTCTGTTTGCATGGGGCTgctgagagggaggagggagaggctggCTTGGGCTAGCTGACTCCAAGTCTCTGCTCCCTTTAGGTCCAGCAGCAGGCTCTGGAAGTCTGGCAGGGCCTGGCCCTGCTCTCAGAAGCTATCCTGCGGGGCCAGGCCCTATTGGCCAACGCGTCCCAGCCATGCGAGGCCCTGCGGCTGCACGTGGACAAAGCTGTCAGCGGCCTCCGCAGTCTCACCTCCCTGCTTCGGGCGCTGGGAGCCCAGGTGTGTCTGGCCCCGTCCTTGCCCCTGGGGTTGCTGTTTCTGCAAAGTGAGAGAAGGGCCCTGCCAAGGAAACCCCCCAGCCATTCTACCCTGAAACCCATCTCCTGCCGGAGCCCCTGGCACTGCACTAACCTTTAGTCCTCTCTTTGCAGAAAGAAGCCATCTCCCTTCCAGATGCAACCCCCTCCGCAGCCCCACTCCGAGCATTCACTGTTGATGCTTTGTCCAAGCTTTTCCGAATCTACTCCAATTTCCTGCGGGGAAAGCTGACTCTGTACACAGGGGAGGCCTGCAGGAGAGGGGACAGGTGACCTGGTGCTATCACCCCGGGCACGTCCACCATCTCGCTCACCATCACTGCCTGCGCCATGCCTTCCACGCCGCCACTCCCAACCCCTGTCGACGGGCCACCAGCTCAGTGCCAGCCTGTCCCACGGACACTCCAGGGCCAGCGGTAACATCTCAGGGGCTAGAGGAACTGTCCAGAGCTCAACTCAGATCTAAGGATGTCACAGGGCCAGTCTGAGGCCCCAAAGCTGGAGGAATTCAGAGTTCAACCTAAACTTGGGGGCAGCACCATGCTGCAGAGACACTGAGACTCATCTTGACATGCTGCCCAGCCGCAGTGCCGGGACCAGCTGGAGGATGGATACCTCCTTTTACGTGTACCAAACAGGGACAGGATGGACTGGAGAATTTAGGGGGAAGACATGAATTCTCCGGGTCTCGTGGGGACTCCATGACAGCAGAGTCCACTGGACAAGGAGGGTGGTGGGAGCCATGAAGATGGAATGGGGGCTGGCCCCTGGTTCTCACTGGGTCCAAGTCTTGTGTATTTTTCAACCTCACTGGCAAGAACTGAAACCACAACCTGGCTCTTGGTCTTTCCTATTTTCCTGGGAGCCCCGTACTTCCCCGGGTCTGTCCCCATCCTGGCAGTAGGTGGCAGGTCCGGGAAGCCagaggtggagggggtggggcgcTACGTGCTGCCTCGCATGGCCTGTCTGACCTCTTGACCCCACTGGCCTGAGGCCACAAGCTCTGCCCACGCTTGTCAATAAGGTGGCTCCATTCAAGGCTAGTCCTTAGTAGGTAGCTGCCAACTGGCCCAggataagtcttttttttttttttggttgcacagcACAgcctgtgggctcttagttccctaaccagggattgaacctagaccttggcagtgagagcatggagtcccaaccactgcaccaccagggaattccccagggcAAACCTTTAGTGAGTTTCAGGGCCAGTAAGGACACAGGTGCCAAGAGGAGGGGCCCTTTTGAGGGTTGCTGGCAGCTGCCAACACTGTCTGCTGGAACTTTATTcttttctgcctcttctctgtGGCCCCTTCTTCTAATGTTATCATCCCAGCACCAGGCTTTCCCAGTGTACAAGCTCCCTCTAAGTCCAGCAGAacttttcttgcctggggatGGTTACCATTAATGCTCCAACCTGAAACTTGCAGAAGGGGCAGTAGATGGGGGTACATTGGGAACCAATTTCCCGGACAACCACCTCATTGGTCAGTCACTGCCCAGAGCTGCTGCAGGTAGTTCCCTTATCCAACCTCTTTGCATTCCTCACATGGCCCTGGGAGAATGTCACTGCGGTCATTCCATGGTGCAGACCAAGAAGTAAAACTACTTAAACCTTATTCCTGTCACATAAGCCTTCTCAGCTCCTCTGGGATGGGGACACGGAACAAACTCATTCAACCTCCACGCTTGATCcccacttctttcttcttttttttgtccACATGACATATGGGACTTTAGTTCGCTGAACAAGGTtagaacctatgccccctgcactggaagcaaggagtcctaacctaaccaccagactgccagggaatttctacTTCTGATTTTACCCTTTCCCCCGACAGTCAACTTCAAATTCCTTCCCAGAAATAATGTTTCGGCCGCAAACAGCAGAAAAAGACCTGTGCAGACCACAAAAGATGTCACAAAACCAGATGGGGAGTAATCCTGACCATTATCATACTTGGGGTAGGGGGATTGCTCTTTCTGCTTATATGGCAAAACAGAGAAGTTAGCCTGCACCCCTGCAAATATGCTCAAGGGAGGGAATGTTCTGCAATGTGCAGCAGGAAAAATATGAGCAGGTTGAGGGGTTGGAGGGTATTTGCCAAATATCTGTGTGTGGAGGGTGGAGTGGGGGCCAAGCTGCGGTGGGAGGAGTCAGCCCGAGAATTTTCACTCTGCCCAAAGCGGCTCCTGGGCTACAGTGCCCTCTTCAGGCCCTCTTGGGAAATGCTAGGGTAACCTAGAAGCTATAGAACCCTGAGGACTCCGAAGTCgcacattttggaaaaaaaattcatattatgGTTTCCACACATGCCATCTGGTTCTTACTCCACCTCTATGAATCAGGAAGGATGAAATCTATCTTTCTTGCTGGcaaaaatgaagcaaagagaCTTATCTTGAAGTCCAGGAAATCCAGTTAGTAAGTCACGGCTGGGAACTGAACTTGAGATTTAGGATTCATAACCCCAAAGTCTTGTCGGTCTCCTGACCTGAGTGCTGCCTAAACATCTCCTGGATCTTTCTTCCCTCTGACCTTATTCCTCCACTTAGCTTCAGACTTATTATtgctttcagttaaaaaaaaaagaagaagaaagaaggaacttccctaatggtccagtggttaagactcttgtgCTTCCCAATTCAAggggcacaagttcgatccctggtcagggaactaagatcccacatgctgcatggcatggccaaaaaataaaatttaaaaattaaaaaaaaagaaatgaattaacaGAACCTGAAGTGTATGACCTGAGTCAGGTGTGATGGGCGAGTAGGTTAagaacataatttaaaaacataatttgttTCACATTAATGGagttcctactgtgtgccagcctTTGGATTAAGTACATGGAAAAGCAGAATTACGGTCTGTGCTACTCACAGCCTGGTGTCCTCCTAGAGTGGACAGTCCCCTTGGGGCAAAAAGACCCGCTTTCTTCTGCACTATTATAATGATGATGATTTGATGATTAACAGCACATTAATCTCTGGCACCTACAAGATCTCCTGTGATTCTCACCGTCATTCCATGGAAGAGAACAGCAGGCATCATCCCCATTCATCAGACGGTGAAACTAAAACCAAGTTCCTCCGGGTGAGCGATTGAGCCAGCTCTTCCAACTTCCAGGTGGGACAGGCGCCAACTCGGCCTAGTTCTGAGTCAGCGGGTTACATAACTGTTTCATGGAGATGCCTCCTGTTTGTAGAGGGCTTTGCCACTTCCAAAGTGCTGTCCCAAGCAGTCTCTCTTTTGCTCTCCTAACCCGATGaggaaggcagagactggaggacACGGAGATCCGGAGAGATCATGGATGGGTCTGGCTTGGGTCATAAGATACTGAGAGGAAGTGTCAGGACCAGGCTCTCGGACTCTGGGTCCCTCTTCTGTTAGAAGCAAGCTTCATGGGGAGAAGGGTAGAGGGAATGGACAGAGGGAAGAAAACAGCTTCAGTCAGTGAGGCGTGAATCCCAGGCATTTCTTGTTACCACTCTTTCCTGATGCATCCCCTGCCCCTGGTGCCCACTTCCTCCCAGGAATTCCTAAGTCAAAAGTGCCTACCACCCTTCCCACCATTGAAGTCTCCCAGCTCTTCAGCCGATGCCGGCAGCCCCAGCTCCCACCCTTGACTGCAGCCTCTTGGCCTGCACATCAGGCTGACCGAATGCATCTGCCTGACCCCGGCCCCCAGGCCACCTGGGTTTCTCCTGGGTCTACTCAGTCCACTGACTTCCCCCAGTAGGTGACTGCTGCTGGAGCTGAGTTAGCAAAACGGGGCCTCTTAGACACTGGAATCTAGGCTGAAGGTTAACTATGTTATTCCCAGCTGGTCAAGGCTCATTCCTCCAAAATTCCATCATAAAACTTCGACCCTGTGAAAGATTATTGGCAACAGAAAAACAGCCGAATGGTTTCCCTGCCTATGTGAATCATGTCCAAATGTCTATAAATCAAAAATTACGCCAACCACAcacaatttctgttttttataatgatgtttttgttttttggctgtgcctcacggcatgtgggatcttaatttcccaaccagggatcgaacctgtgcccctagAATTAGAAGCATGGagccttaatcactggacctctACGAAAGtgccatgatttttttaaataatgattttctttttctggtttcttggAAACCTGAGCTATGCTAGTCTTtctatcttacagatgaggaaactgaggaccagagtggGTGAACAAAGGGTCCAAAGCCACACAGGGAAGCCGGGGGGGGGCTGCATTCCCTGGAGTTATTCCTGGGTTCTTCCGCATCCCAAGGTCACCCACACCTATTCCTACCACAACCAGTCTTGTCAGATGATAAGGGCCCTGGGGCCTTGCCCGTTCCAACTCCCCAAAAGGCAGAGCTCCTTGCACACCACCATCCCTTCCTGTCCTGCCTGAGTGCCAACCCCCAACCCCAGACAGGTTGGAAGCTGTGACCGTCCAGCCCTGTGGCGCCAAAGAGAGGTCAGTAGGAGCAGCCCTCAGAGGACTTATTGACTAacctggaggggctgggggggTCAATGGGCTTCTGCTGCTTGTCCCTGGATTAACCCTTTCCTGGCTCTGTCCCTCTTATTGATCATTTTCCCAACCTgctctggttttttgttttgttttgttttttcttggctgcaccaCCAGACATGAGGAACTTCCCCAACCAACGACTGGAtcagtgccccctgcagtggaagctcagagtcttaaccactggaccatcagggaagtcctctcctaAGCTGCTCTGGAGGAAGGGGAGATCGGTGTTTGGGCTGGGCATTCTTTGTACCCCCATCTTTGGTGCAAAAGGACAGGGGATCTCTTTTCTGGGGTTGGGCCCTGTGCATGCTCATTTAGGCAGAAGGAGTCCCTGGAATTCTGAAGGGAGTTGGGACTTCCCTCTCCAAACACCTGGAGCAGGGCAGTACCAGCCCCTCCCTGACGGCTTAGGAGGATGGCCAGCCCAGGCAACCCTGTCAGGTGTCAGGGGCCAAGGCCAGGCACCCTGGACACAGATTTGATAGTACGGACTGGCGGAAGGAATGAAACTGAAGTTTACTAGGAACATCGGGGGTGGGATACAGGAACGCAGGCTCATGAGAGTTGAGCTCTGGATAGCCCTCCAGCCAAGATACAGCCATGAGAGTCAATGGGGTTTTAAAAAAGTGGCAAAGCCACCCTCTTATCTGCATTCTCATGTAGACTTGCTGTTGATGAAACTGATGAAGGTAGATCTGCTCTGATTGGGTGTGACTCCACCCCCTGTTGGAATACAGTTCTGGGAACCATGGGACTTGGCAGGACACTGAGTAGGTACAATGCTGAACAACTGACACCATTTCTCTAGAGTTCAGTTTTCACATGaggaaaatgaggacaataattTTGCAATGAACAGAACATGAGATTCTACAGAcagccaacaagcacatgaaaagatgttcggcatcattaatcattagagaaatgcaaatcaaaacaacgaGGTAACacttcactccagtcagaatggccatcattcataaaaatgtacaaatagcaaatgctggagaaggcatggagaaaagggaatcctcctacactgttggtgggaatgtaaactggggcagccactatggaaaccagtgtggagtttcctcaaaaaactgaaagtagagttgccatataatccagcaatccgactcctgagcatatatctggacaaaaccgtaactcaaaaagatacacgcacgcCTACGTTTATAGCAGTGctagtcacaatagccaagacatggaaaccactTGAATGTCcaccaatagatgaatggataaaaaagatgtggtacatatatataacggaatactactcagccataaagaagaatgaaataatgccatttgcagcagcatggatggacctagagattatcagatcagatcagatcaggcgctcagtcgtatccgactctttgcgaccccatgaatcgcagcacgccaggcctccctgtccatcaccagctcccggagttcactcagactcacgtccatcgagtcggtgatgccatccagccatctcatcctctgtcatccccttctcctcctgcccccaatccctcccagcatcagagtcttttccaatgagtcaactcttctcatcaggtggccaaagtactggagtttcagctttagcatcattccctccaaagaaatcccagggctgatctccttcagaatggactggttggatctccttgcagtccaagggactctcaagagtcttctccaataccacagttcaaaagcatcaattcttcggcgctcagccttcttcacagtccaactctcacatccatacatatagTACGAAGtaaagtcagaaggagaaagacagataccacatgctgtcatttatatatagaatctaaagaaatgacacaaatgaagtcatttgtgaaacagaaacagatgaaaCAGACGCACACAGAGAACAAATTTGTGTTTGccggtggggaggtggggggaggaatggagtgggagtttggggttagcagatacaaggatggataaacaacaggatcctaccatatagcacagggaactatattcaatatcttatgataaaccataatggaaaagaatacgaaaaagaatatatgtataactgaatcactttgctgtgcagctaCAAAGTATTCcttcatataaataatatttcttaataCAATCCAACCATCCATCTGGCAAACATTTGCGTGCATACTAAGTCATTTCattcacgtctgactttttgcaaccctgtggactgtagccccccaggctcttctgtccatgggattctccaggcaagaatactggactgggttgccatgtcctcctctaggggatcttcctgatccagggattgaatccacatcgcTTGCATCTGttaggtctcctgtactggcaagcagattctttaccactagcaccacctgggaagcccagcaaacATTTAGGTAACCTTGACTTTTCCTTcctattgtaaatgatgctgcaaTTGACATCTTTAAGGCATGTACATCTTTGtgaaaatacacacatatttctGCAGGTAAAATCCTAGAAAGATAAATTGGATCCAAGATAAACACATTTGAAAGTTGAATAGTCATTGTCAAATTACCTTCTAAGACGCTTTCTCGAACATAGTCATCAATGTATTTCAGTGTGTACAGTACCTGTACCGTGACCAACGCTCAATGCTTCAATCCTTTGAACTGTTGCCAACATGAAAATTGTAGTCTTGATCAGCATTTCCCTTATGACAACGGAAGCAGAACCTCTTTTCCAATGTTTCCTGGCTCCTTGTAGGTCTTCCTCTGTGacttgtctttttcaattctttgCGAAGAAGCATTTTCAGTCCTCACTTCACTCCATCTTTCTGTTGCCTTCGCCCCTGTTGCCAGCTGTGTAGAACTTTAGGTTTGAAATGGTTGGAATTCTGCAGACAGTGTTCCACTGGATCTCAGAATCCATGGTTACTATTGAAAATTCTGGTGCCATGCTGATTCCTGATCTTTAGTACGTGACCTGCTTTTTTCTGTCTGAAAGTGTTTGGGAATGTTCTCTTCAGCCCTGACAGTCTGAGATTTCATGACACACC
This portion of the Bos indicus x Bos taurus breed Angus x Brahman F1 hybrid chromosome 25, Bos_hybrid_MaternalHap_v2.0, whole genome shotgun sequence genome encodes:
- the EPO gene encoding erythropoietin; the encoded protein is MLSFLLFPLGFPVLGAPARLICDSRVLERYILEAREAENATMGCAEGCSFNENITVPDTKVNFYAWKRMEVQQQALEVWQGLALLSEAILRGQALLANASQPCEALRLHVDKAVSGLRSLTSLLRALGAQKEAISLPDATPSAAPLRAFTVDALSKLFRIYSNFLRGKLTLYTGEACRRGDR